Proteins from a genomic interval of Desulfofustis limnaeus:
- a CDS encoding DUF1820 family protein — protein sequence MSIFRIHFTWQEKTYTLKARSLDMTHPYFVAIMDLVLPAESHVLINPADDEIRKKFGSVRQLMLPFQSVSLIEEYTEDPDYRENDKAPAKAEVVFSDRFGKKT from the coding sequence ATGAGTATCTTTCGGATCCATTTCACCTGGCAGGAAAAAACCTACACGTTGAAGGCCCGCAGCCTCGACATGACCCATCCCTACTTTGTCGCCATCATGGATTTGGTACTGCCGGCAGAAAGTCATGTCCTGATCAATCCTGCCGATGACGAGATACGAAAGAAATTCGGATCGGTTCGTCAATTGATGCTCCCCTTCCAATCGGTATCCCTGATCGAGGAGTATACCGAAGACCCCGACTACCGGGAAAACGATAAGGCCCCAGCCAAAGCCGAGGTGGTCTTCAGCGATCGCTTCGGCAAGAAGACCTGA